GCTGCAAAGGCCGACACCCTGTCCGAGATCGGCATAGTGGCCCCGGCGGAGAGTTCGGCCCAGTCCTTATCCTGTTTCTCGCTGACGCGGGTGAAGGTCAGCGCGGTGGATTTCAGGCCGCCGTTGGCGCGGTACACGTCATCGCCGAACTGATGACGCCAGCTGGCCTGTGCCCAGGGATTGATCGTACCCGCGCGGGCATCAATACGCCACCCCGCGCTGCCGATCTGCGAGTGGCCGTTCTGGTCGCCAAAGCGCATTGACGTACTGCTGTTGCCCTGTTCGCTGTAGCCGCGCACGTGGCCATAGTCCCAGGCATACTGCAGCGTTGGCCCGGTGGTCAGCCAGTCGGTCGCCGCGAAGTCGTAGCCTGCCGTCAGCCGCGTACCATACAGCCTGCCGCTGGTCTCGCCTTTTTCGGTGCGCGTCAGTTGGCCTAGGGTGATATCACGCTGAATATTGGCAAAGTCCGCCGACAGATAGTGCACGTCGCCAGCGATCCACGCCTGGCCCAGCCGCAGCTGGCTGAACAACGCGGTCTGGAAACCACGGGCATCATAACGGTAGCGGTCGTCCGGGCGCTGGTTGTCCAGCGAACCGGCGATCAGGCCACCGACCAGCAGATTGTCGCTCAGCTGGTAGTCGACGCCGACCGTCAGGCTGTTGGCATTGCCCCTGCCGGAACCGTTTTCTCCGTTATCGCGATAGCGCTGATAACCGCCGCTGTAGCCGCCAAACGCGCCGAGCGCACCGGTGGCCGCCGGGTTCTGACGCAGCTGCTGATAACGGCTATCGAGGGTACTGCGGCTGCCGTTAACCATCGCCAGCGTGCCCTGGTTCAGCGCCGTAACCTGCAGCGGGGCGGAAACAATTGAGGTAATGTACCGGGCGATAATGTCGTGTACCTGCGGGCCGGGGTGGAAATGGTCGGCAAACAGATAATCCTGCGCGGTGTTGAAGCCGCTGGTGCTGGTGGTGCAGTCGGTGGCGGCCACGCCGGCCGGGCAGGCCATACCGGCGGTATTGGTCAAACCAAACGCCAGCGGGTCGTCCAGCAGCTCCCGGAACACGGCGTTGATGTCGGCCAGCGCGATGTTGCCGCCGTGCTGCTGCAACGCCGCCTCTTCGGTACGGTTATACAGGCCGGTCAGCGCAGAAGCCTGCTGGGCGGCGGTGGCGTAAGCGGCGCTCAGCTGGGCGGCGATAGCCTGCTGAACGGCGGAATTGCCGCTGACGACCGATGCAGCGGCCAGCAGTGAGCGATCGATCGCCTGCTGACGGCTGGCGAGGTCTGGCGTCGCCGCGGCGTTCAGTGACGCATACGCGGCCTGGATAGCCGGCGCTGCCGCTGCCCCCAGCCCTGTCGTCAACACCAGCTCCAGCAGCGTTGGGGTGGCAGAGATATCCGGCACGTTGGGTACCACCACCAGCCCCGCGCCGGCATCCAGCAGGCTGGCGGCCTGGCCCGCGGCGCTGGTGGCGCTGTTCACCGCCAGCCCCTGCGCCAGCGCCGGTTGCGTCGCGGCGGCGGCCAGATCGTTGCCACCGATCCAGTGAATATAGAGGCCGTTAGCGTCGGCACGGCCGCCGTTCTGGCTGAGATAGGCGGCTACCTGAGCCGCGCTGTTATCGGTGGCGTTCAGCGCGGCCACCGCCGTGGCGCCACCGGCGGCATAGTTGCTGCCGCCGGCATCTGAAGGGGTTAACCTCAGCCCGTAATGGCTGGCCAGCTGTTCAGCGTAGATCGGGTTCTGGCTGCTGTTCCAGGTCCAGCGGCCGTTGTTGCCGGTATCGCTCAGGCTGTCGCCAAACACCGTTAGCGAATCAAATGCCCAGGCAGGGGCGGTAAGGGCGAGGAAGATGGCCAGGCTGCTGAAACGAAGTGATTGATGCGTTACGATCATACGAGCCTCTTTTTCGGTATTTTTTGCTGAAACCAGCGCTACTTAATCTTCTATACGAGATAGTTTAATTTTCCATGACGGACGCCGCCATTTCTGAGAAACGTGATGGCAGGCGTCTTTTCAAAGGGAATTAACGGGTGGGTGGGCGGCTGAAACGTTACGTCGGCTAAGCGTTCACGTGAGTGGATAGCGGCCGCGGCAGCACCTGCCTGATATCCTGTTCGAGCTGGTCAAGCAGCGCATAGCGTTTGCGATACTCAGAGCGTTTTTTACTGGCGATCTCTTCCATCTCTTTGCGGGGGATCGCCGCAGGCAGTGAATAATAGCCTTCGGCGGTCGCCGTGCCGCCGAGCATTTCCCAGAAGTCGTTATAATCCGCGTGCATCAGTTTTTTTCGGCTGCCGTAGCGCAGGGATCGGTAGACATGGGTGGCGTTTGAAACCGCACAGATCGCTTTCACGTCAAGCCATTTACTGACCTGGAGCAGCGCTTCGAATACCACTCTTTTCGGGAACAGCCCGTACAGCGTTTTGGTCGCCTGCTGCACGATCTGCTGGGCGTCCGGGT
This window of the Erwinia sp. E602 genome carries:
- a CDS encoding autotransporter outer membrane beta-barrel domain-containing protein: MIVTHQSLRFSSLAIFLALTAPAWAFDSLTVFGDSLSDTGNNGRWTWNSSQNPIYAEQLASHYGLRLTPSDAGGSNYAAGGATAVAALNATDNSAAQVAAYLSQNGGRADANGLYIHWIGGNDLAAAATQPALAQGLAVNSATSAAGQAASLLDAGAGLVVVPNVPDISATPTLLELVLTTGLGAAAAPAIQAAYASLNAAATPDLASRQQAIDRSLLAAASVVSGNSAVQQAIAAQLSAAYATAAQQASALTGLYNRTEEAALQQHGGNIALADINAVFRELLDDPLAFGLTNTAGMACPAGVAATDCTTSTSGFNTAQDYLFADHFHPGPQVHDIIARYITSIVSAPLQVTALNQGTLAMVNGSRSTLDSRYQQLRQNPAATGALGAFGGYSGGYQRYRDNGENGSGRGNANSLTVGVDYQLSDNLLVGGLIAGSLDNQRPDDRYRYDARGFQTALFSQLRLGQAWIAGDVHYLSADFANIQRDITLGQLTRTEKGETSGRLYGTRLTAGYDFAATDWLTTGPTLQYAWDYGHVRGYSEQGNSSTSMRFGDQNGHSQIGSAGWRIDARAGTINPWAQASWRHQFGDDVYRANGGLKSTALTFTRVSEKQDKDWAELSAGATMPISDRVSAFAAVAQTAGLSDGNQTRYNAGISVKF